One genomic window of Dama dama isolate Ldn47 chromosome 7, ASM3311817v1, whole genome shotgun sequence includes the following:
- the YIPF3 gene encoding protein YIPF3 isoform X1 yields MATPAAPAGGARNGAGPEWGGFEENIQGGGSAVIDMENMDDTSGSSFEDMGELHQRLREEEVDADAAAAEEEDGEFLGMKGFKGQLSRQVADQMWQAGKRQASRAFSLYANIDILRPYFDVEPAQVRSRLLESMIPIKMVSFPQKIAGELYGPLMLVFTLVAILLHGMKTSDTIIREGTLMGTAIGTCFGYWLGVSSFIYFLAYLCNAQITMLQMLALLGYGLFGHCIVLFITYNIHLHALFYLFWLLVGGLSTLRMVAVLVSRTVGPTQRLLLCGTLATLHMLFLLYLHFAYHKVVEGILDTLEGPNIPPIQRVPRDIPAALPAARLPTTVLNATARAVAVTLQSH; encoded by the exons ATGGCAACTCCGGCGGCGCCGGCTGGCGGCGCCCGAAACGGGGCCGGCCCGGAATGGGGAGGGTTCGAAGAAAACATCCAG GGTGGGGGCTCAGCAGTGATTGACATGGAGAACATGGATGATACCTCAGGCTCCAGCTTCGAGGATATGGGTGAGCTGCATCAGCGCCTGCGTGAGGAGGAAGTGGATGCGGATGCAGCTGCTGCTGAAGAAGAGGATGGGGAGTTCCTGGGGATGAAGGGCTTTAAGGGACAGCTGAGCCGGCAGGTGGCTGATCAG ATGTGGCAGGCAGGGAAGAGACAAGCCTCCAGAGCCTTCAGCTTGTATGCCAACATCGACATCCTGAGACCCTACTTTGATGTGGAGCCGGCCCAGGTGCGAAGCAG gcTCCTGGAATCCATGATCCCTATCAAGATGGTCAGCTTCCCCCAG AAAATCGCAGGTGAGCTCTATGGACCTCTCATGCTTGTCTTCACGCTGGTGGCCATCCTCCTCCATGGGATGAAGACATCTGACACCATTATC CGGGAGGGCACCCTGATGGGCACAGCCATTGGCACCTGCTTCGGCTACTGGCTTGGTGTCTCGTCCTTCATTTACTTCCTTGCCTACCTGTGCAACGCGCAGATCACCATGCTCCAGATGCTGGCACTGCTG GGCTACGGCCTCTTCGGACACTGCATTGTCCTGTTCATCACCTATAACATCCACCTGCATGCCCTCTTCTACCTCTTCTGGCTGCTGGTGGGCGGGTTGTCCACCCTGCGCATG GTGGCAGTGTTGGTGTCACGGACCGTGGGCCCCACACAGCGGCTGCTCCTCTGTGGCACCCTGGCTACCCTGCACATGCTCTTCCTGCTCTACCTGCATTTTGCTTACCACAAGGTGGTAGAGG GGATCCTGGACACGCTGGAGGGCCCCAACATCCCGCCCATACAGAGGGTCCCCAGAGACATCCCCGCCGCACTGCCCGCTGCCAGGCTTCCCACCACCGTGCTCAACGCCACAGCCAGGGCTGTCGCCGTGACCCTGCAGTCACACTGA
- the YIPF3 gene encoding protein YIPF3 isoform X2, whose translation MATPAAPAGGARNGAGPEWGGFEENIQGGGSAVIDMENMDDTSGSSFEDMGELHQRLREEEVDADAAAAEEEDGEFLGMKGFKGQLSRQVADQMWQAGKRQASRAFSLYANIDILRPYFDVEPAQVRSRLLESMIPIKMVSFPQKIAGELYGPLMLVFTLVAILLHGMKTSDTIIGYGLFGHCIVLFITYNIHLHALFYLFWLLVGGLSTLRMVAVLVSRTVGPTQRLLLCGTLATLHMLFLLYLHFAYHKVVEGILDTLEGPNIPPIQRVPRDIPAALPAARLPTTVLNATARAVAVTLQSH comes from the exons ATGGCAACTCCGGCGGCGCCGGCTGGCGGCGCCCGAAACGGGGCCGGCCCGGAATGGGGAGGGTTCGAAGAAAACATCCAG GGTGGGGGCTCAGCAGTGATTGACATGGAGAACATGGATGATACCTCAGGCTCCAGCTTCGAGGATATGGGTGAGCTGCATCAGCGCCTGCGTGAGGAGGAAGTGGATGCGGATGCAGCTGCTGCTGAAGAAGAGGATGGGGAGTTCCTGGGGATGAAGGGCTTTAAGGGACAGCTGAGCCGGCAGGTGGCTGATCAG ATGTGGCAGGCAGGGAAGAGACAAGCCTCCAGAGCCTTCAGCTTGTATGCCAACATCGACATCCTGAGACCCTACTTTGATGTGGAGCCGGCCCAGGTGCGAAGCAG gcTCCTGGAATCCATGATCCCTATCAAGATGGTCAGCTTCCCCCAG AAAATCGCAGGTGAGCTCTATGGACCTCTCATGCTTGTCTTCACGCTGGTGGCCATCCTCCTCCATGGGATGAAGACATCTGACACCATTATC GGCTACGGCCTCTTCGGACACTGCATTGTCCTGTTCATCACCTATAACATCCACCTGCATGCCCTCTTCTACCTCTTCTGGCTGCTGGTGGGCGGGTTGTCCACCCTGCGCATG GTGGCAGTGTTGGTGTCACGGACCGTGGGCCCCACACAGCGGCTGCTCCTCTGTGGCACCCTGGCTACCCTGCACATGCTCTTCCTGCTCTACCTGCATTTTGCTTACCACAAGGTGGTAGAGG GGATCCTGGACACGCTGGAGGGCCCCAACATCCCGCCCATACAGAGGGTCCCCAGAGACATCCCCGCCGCACTGCCCGCTGCCAGGCTTCCCACCACCGTGCTCAACGCCACAGCCAGGGCTGTCGCCGTGACCCTGCAGTCACACTGA
- the POLR1C gene encoding DNA-directed RNA polymerases I and III subunit RPAC1 — translation MAAAHAVEEMRNRVVLGEFGVRNVHTTDFPGNYSGYDDAWDQDRFEKNFRVDVVHMDENSLEFDMVGIDAAIANAFRRILLAEVPTMAVEKVLVYNNTSIVQDEILAHRLGLIPIHADPRLFEYRNQGDEEGTEIDTLQFRLQVRCTRNPHAAKDSSDPNELYVNHKVYSRHMTWVPLGNQADLFPEGTIRPVHDDILIAQLRPGQEIDLLMHCVKGIGKDHAKFSPVATASYRLLPDITLLEPVEGEAAVELSRCFSPGVIEVQEIQGKKVARVANPRLDTFSREVFRNEKLKKVVRLARVRDHYIFSVESTGVLPPDVLVSEAIKVLMGKCRRFLDELDAVQMD, via the exons ATGGCGGCGGCCCATGCCGTGGAGGAAATGAGAAACCGCGTGGTTCTAGGGGAGTTCGGGGTTCGCAAT GTTCATACCACTGACTTTCCCGGTAACTATTCCGGCTACGATGATGCCTGGGACCAGGACCGCTTTGAGAAG AATTTCCGCGTGGATGTGGTACACATGGATGAAAACTCATTGGAGTTTGACATGGTGGGAATCGACGCAGCCATTGCCAATGCGTTTCGGCGCATTCTGTTAGCTGAG GTGCCGACCATGGCTGTGGAGAAGGTCCTGGTGTACAACAACACGTCCATCGTCCAGGATGAGATCCTTGCCCACCGCCTGGGTCTCATCCCCATTCATGCCGACCCCCGTCTTTTTGAATATCGGAACCAAG GAGACGAAGAAGGCACAGAGATAGATACCCTGCAGTTTCGGCTGCAGGTCAGGTGCACTCGGAACCCCCACGCTGCTAAAGACTCCTCTGACCCCAATGAGCTCTATGTCAACCACAAAG TGTACTCCAGGCACATGACTTGGGTGCCCCTGGGCAACCAGGCTGACCTCTTCCCGGAGGGCACCATCCGCCCGGTACACGACGACATCCTCATTGCTCAGCTGCGGCCTGGCCAGGAGATTGACCTGCTCATGCACTGTGTCAAGGGCATTG GCAAAGATCATGCCAAGTTTTCACCTGTGGCAACAGCCAGTTACAGGCTCCTGCCAGACATCACCCTGCTGGAGCCCGTGGAAGGGGAGGCAGCAGTAGAGCTGAGCCGCTGCTTCTCACCTGGTGTTATTGAGGTGCAGGAAATCCAAG GTAAAAAGGTGGCCAGAGTTGCCAATCCCCGGCTAGATACCTTCAGCAGGGAAGTCTTCCGGAATGAGAAGCTAAAGAAGGTTGTACGGCTCGCGCGTGTTCGAGACCATTATATCT TTTCTGTTGAGTCCACAGGGGTGTTGCCACCAGACGTGCTGGTGAGTGAAGCCATCAAGGTGCTGATGGGGAAGTGCCGGCGGTTCCTGGACGAGCTGGACGCGGTTCAGATGGACTGA